The genomic region ATCACCTTTTTCTCACATGCTTGTAAACGCTCAATCAAGTCATCATGATCTAAAACGGGTTCTTGCCCTGTTTCTTCTAAACCTGTGAGCACATCCTTAATTGCATCTGCGCACTCCAAAAGTAAGGATACAATATCTTCATCCACATGATACTTAAGCTCTCGAATACGGCTTAATAGATTCTCACCTGCATGGGCTACTTTTTCCAACCTGCTTAAGTTGAGAAAACCACAGCTACCTTTCACCGTATGAATGGCACGAAAGATAGAGTCCAAAAGCTCTGAATCATCAGGGGAAGCTTCCAAATCCATGAGCTGCTGCTCAATGGATTCTAGGCTTTCATTGCTTTCTGTTAAAAATTCACCTAAGAGTTCTTCATCCATGTCCATTCTCCTACATTTGTACGACGCAACACTTGCAGTGCCTTAAAAAAGCATGCCACCGACTGTTTCAATTAAAGCTTCAGGCTGAAAAGGTTTAACCAACCATGCTGAAATACCTGAGTTGTGCCCAATAGCTTTTTTATCTTCGCCAGATTCCGTCGTTAACATCACGATTGGTGTGTGTGCATAAGCCTCTGTTTCTCTCAACTTTTGAATCATGGTTAACCCATCCATATTGGGCATGTTTAAATCGGTTAGAATCAAATCAAAAGGTGTTTCAGCTTGTATTGCTTTATCCAAACCTTCTTGTCCATCTTTGGCTTCTTCCACACCAAAATCAACAGACATCAGTGTTCGTTTCACTGTAATTCTTACCATTGCCGAGTCTTCAACAATTAAAATCCGTGGACCACTCATAACTCACCTCTCAATACAATTCGCTCTTCTTCCATCACATAACGTTTGGCAACTTCTTCTTCCCAAGCTGCTTTTTCTGTAGCTTCAGGCTGTGCATCTGCCCATTCACTCAAACATGATTTCACATTGTTCAGACGTTGGTTTACCCGATCGATATTTTGTAAATCGGTCAGTGCTTCCATCAGCTTGGCTTCCACTTCAGGAGCTACACCCATTTCCAAAATATCCATGAGTTTTACCAAACCCTCTTCACTGCTTGTTGCCAATAGCTCCACTGAGCCTTGCACTTGTTTTTCCAATACCCGCAACAAACGTTTATCTACCTGCTTAGGCCAAATTGATTCACGCATCACTTCTCCTTCAACAGCCATATCAACCACTGCAACGGATTGTATGTCTTGGTTTTCTTCTTTAATCACTTCATCACTTGGAGCCGCTTCACACGTTTCTTCTTCTCTTACTACTTCCTCTTGGGCTTCAACTGGTGTGTTGGTAGCAACAACCGTTTCTTCTGTGTTGAGCGTTAATGTTTGCTCAGCTTCGTTTTCGTCATTATTCAACACACCACGACGACAAAATAAAAATGAAGCCGTTTGATAGGGCGCATCCATTTCCATCACAGGTGAGCCCGCCAACAACTGCATATTACCCACATGCCCTGAATGCAAAGGAAACACATGATCCAAAGCATGAAACAAACTTTTTGCATCTGTATCCTTATCATGTTTCAAATATGCCATCAGCATCCAACCACGGCGCAGTGCTTCCCGATAAACCGACTCCCAACTGGGTTGTTTCCCACCCTCAAGCAAGTGTATCGCTTCTACATCTTCCACCAACACAGCATCACCAAGCATATTGTCCATAAAGTCATAAGCATACTTATCTTCAACAGCTTCCTCAGGGTATTGCATCTTTCTTGCTTGTGTAAGCAATTGCCTTGCCATAAACACATCATGGAACGCATCAGGCGAGCCAACCCGCACATCCAAAAGTGGGTAGCGCTGACCAGCATTAACCAAACTTTCAATATTTTCTGCCATACGCGGCAAGACCATCAGTTTGGGTGGTGTCCACCATTTCACTTGTTCTTTGCGTGCAGAGAGCATGGATGCCACTTCATGCAACCAAAGCTCCAACATCGAATCCTCATTACCCTCTTCCCCACTTTCAGGGTAAAACATGATAACTTTACAACCGCGAAGTTGTTTGCTTAATACTTCGGTATCCAAACCATCCCATGCATGAACCGACACATTTAAGGTGCATGATATGTTTTCTTTCACATGTTCTTCAACACTTCGCAAAGCACGCATTTGTGCTGTTAACAATGTTTCATCATGGGTACTAAAAACATGGCATGTTAGCTTATGATGTCGCTCTGCCATCTCTTCAATCATGGCTGGCAAACCAGGGTGCCAACCCAAAAACATCATGGATAAATCCCAAGTTTCTGGCCAAGTAAAGGTTTGCAATTGATTTTCATGAGGCATAAGCCCTAAATCAAAGCTTTGCTCTAAAATACCCGACCATAAAATTCTATCTCTGCCCAAAGCAATGATGCCTTCAAAAGCTTCATCTTTTTTGTGTTTGACCAAATCACTGAACAAAATAAATATTCCATCATGTCGCCGTGCTGCCAACACATTCAGCCCCAAACCAAAACAATTGGTTAACCAAGGTTCGAGCAACAGTTGTTCATTTTCAAATTTAATTGCAGCACCCGCACTGCTGGTTACAATCTCAAACTGCCACGACATGCTGTATAAACCTGTTTCCCCCGACACCACATCAAACATATGAATACCCAACTCTGGCATATGGCTGCAATGATGCATTTGATACAACATACGGGCGCGAATCGAAGATGAGTCCACCACATGCATTGCCAATGAATGTTCATAAACTTGGGATAAACTTAAGGGTAACCGACTGTCTGTAACCACCAACCCATCGGTATCCAACTCACGTGCCAAATGGTGAATATCCGCAACCTTGGCTGTATCTGGCTCATGCTGTTTCTGCATGAATACAATAAATTGAGTAATACCTGTAAGTTTAAAATGTTCAATCAAAGCGCGACTTCCCGTTTGCACCTCGCGCACACTTAACCAACTACCCACTTGTGCCGCACCATCCACCACTTTATCATGAAAAATCCACACTGAAGGAAAAGAATAACGCAACCTTGCCGCCAGTTGTCCAAGCTTGTGTAAAATGGGCATAGCCTGTTCATTGTATCCCATAAACAATAAGTGTTCACGCGCTGAAAGTGGGCTATTGGCAAGCTCGTCTAACATATATTTCATCACATTCGAGCCAAGGCTGACCACCAAAGCAAAGAAAAACACACCTGAAAGCACCAAAACAACTGTCAAACCCGTTAACCAAGGTGTAAATGCCACCGTGGGTGCAGCGCCAGGGTCTATCATCAAACGAAAGACAAATAACAACACCTGAAACGGCGCATAATCCCCAGCATTCACATCACCATCGTCATTAATATCAATATGCGGATAAAAATACCAAATGGCAATAAAACCTATAATCATGAATGCCATAAACATGGCTGCCAACATGCTGCCTTCACGGCGAATTTCAGGTCTAGCCACTACTTTTTTCACGGCAAGCCAAATATTACCCAAGGGATTGAGCATAATAAGGAAACGAACGAGGCGTAACAAAACCCAAGTGCTACTTAATTCAGGTACAATACCCATCAAAGCAATAGCAGCAAACATATCAGGGGCGATAAAAAAGACTTCCCACCGTCTGCGTTTTCCAGCGGATAAAACGCGGTATAAAGAATACCAGCGATAACTGGTTTCAATCAACAAAATCATGCCAATATACAAACCAATACTAGACACCGCCCAAGCAAGAGCTGCAAGCCCCACCATCACCAAAGAAAATGGCAATGAAAACACCAAAGTATCAAAGGTTAAAAAGCGGAAAATACGCAACATCCGTAACATATACATGCCACGGAATAGCCTTGCGATACGCAAATAAATGCCCTGCTCCAACAAACCTGCTGGCATCAACAACGAGGCATACATACTGATAGTCGCTAAGCCATCAAAAAAGAGAAAAAACAGCTCCATTTTGTTGCGATAGCCACTTTCCTTTTGCAGCCAAAAGCGAAGCACCCACTCCACTGTAAAAAAGATCGCCAGCGGTGCCATAACAAACCAATAGCGCTCAAACACGCATAAACCCAAAGCAATCATGACAATAACAGCATAACGGGGATGCGAAAAGACACGTTCGCCCAATAATAACCATTCACGTTTGGAATGAGGACCCGATAAACGCGCCATCCACTCTGATGACCACGATGAACTGCGATGGTTTAAGTTGGAACTTTCAACATCATTTTTTGTAACAGACGATGTTTCAACACTAACTTGATTTCGTGAACCTTCATTCACTACTGCATTCACATCAGCTATAACCTGCTCAGCTTTGGCTTGTTGAACATCTTCAGCTTCAAATTTTATTGTTTTCTCAGCCACCTGAATACTCTTACAACTTGCCATCGATAACGTAGGTTTCACCACTGTATTTAACAGTGCCGTAACTGGTGGTGTTGTCAAAACAACACCAACAAAAGGCTCTAGTTTGTCGTCTGCGCAACACCTGTCTAACGGTTGCGCAAGCTGGCTAAAAAATCAGTCACACGAGCCGATAAAGACTCTCCTTTTTGTCGAATTAATGACGATACACTTTTTACTTCACTGGCTGATCTACCCGTATCTTCAGCTGCTTGTCGCACATCCGAAATGGCAGTCGTCACCCGCACTGTTGCATCGGATGCATGGTGAACACTCTGTGCAATATCTTGTGTTGCTCTGCTCTGCTCACTGGCTGCCATAGCGATAGCTTCATTGATAGTATTCATTTTTTGAATGGTTTGACCAATCTTTTCAATTGCCGTTGCCGCCCCTTGGCTTTCCTGTTGAATCGCTGTTATTTGCAAGGAAATCTGTTCAGTTGCTTTGGCAGTTTGATTTGCAAGTTCTTTCACTTCTCCTGCCACTACAGCAAAACCACGCCCTGCATCACCTGCTCTAGCAGCTTCAATGCTTGCATTAAGTGCAAGTAAATTGGTTTGTTCTGCAATATCTGTAATTACACCCACAACTTCACCAATTTCTTGCGATGCTACAGATAGTTTAGCGACGGTTTTATTGGTCGTTTCTGCTTCAGACACAGCTTGTGACGACATATCCACAGCACCTTGTACCTGCTGTGTGATTTCAGAAATCGAAGAGGAAAGCTCCTCTGTTGCTGATGCCACATTGGCAACATTATGATTCGCCTCTTCAGCACCAGCAGACACACTGGTTGCTTGCCCTAAAGATTGCTCAGCCATCGCTGAAAGCGTTTCGGATGATGATTGCATTTGTGTTGCTGCAGCGATTAATTCATCCACTGTTGCCCCAATATTAGTCTCAAAATCTTTGGCCAGTTGCACAGCATGGGTTACATCATTCCAAGATACCAAAATAGATACCCAGTCACCATCAATATTCTTAATCGTATGTGCACTAAATTCAATGGTTCGATCAGCAATTTCAAACGATGCAGACATCGGAAATGACTGTTCATTTTTGAGAACTTGACGCTGATGTGATGGTTTTTCATGAAAGATATCGATGTTTTTACCTACCAATTCTGAAGCAGCACATGGCAATGCACCTTCAATACCCTGAAACAATGCAAGCGCCGCTGGGTTCATATAACTAATCACCAATGAATCCTTATCCGCAAGCATCATGGCTTGTGGTGAAGACTCCACAACTTGCTTTAACATATTGCTTTCCACAGATTGTTTTTGGAACTTTCTCAGTGAATCTAACAGCTCACTTATTGCTCCCTTCATTGGATATGATACCTCGCGAATTTCTCCCCGCTCCAATACATCCATAGCTTCTGCAACCTTATTTAACGGTGTTGTAATGGTTTTACCAATCCTAACAATTAAAAGAGTAATCAATACAATAGCAATGGTTAAGATTCCCCAAAACTGATACTTTTGAGATGTTTGTCGAGCAGCCTGCTCTTCATATAATTTATCAAGATAAGATTGGAACCCTTGGTCTAATAACTTTATTTCCGCACTAAGCTCAGTTTGGTAAATTTTCTCCAGTTCTGTTTCAACTTGAATCAAACTTAAAAGTTTTTCAGCATAACTTTCAAATGACTTTTCGTATTCCCCCATATCTCTTTCTATATTATGTTTCACTTGCATGCTTAAGTTTGATTGTCGTAGCAGGGTCTTAAATCTTTGTACTTCTTTGTGAAACTTGTCCACATATTTGGGTTGCTGGCGCAGCATAAAGTCTTTTTCATGCCGTCTTAACATGAGCATAGAAACCATAAGATTATTTTTGTTGTATTTTTTCAGGTTTGCCTCAACATTATGTACAGCTTTCCGCAACTGACCGGTAAGCCCATCATTTTTATTCAAACCTAATTTTTCACGCTCAACCGCAGCTTGCTCAAAAATACTATCAAACTTCTGCATAGCTTGCTGTAAATTGACCGTCTCTTGATTTAACGCAGTGGTCGGAAGACCATGAACCAATGTTTGAATATCCTTATCATTATCTGCTGAATACGCTAGCCATGCTTCTTTCCCTTGTTTATCTTTATATTTTAAATACCGAGCAGCTGATTCAAATTCAACAAAAACATTTCCCAACAACCTACCTAGTACACCTTGTAGATGCATGGCATCGGTTACTCTAACCGTGACCTCACGCACTTGATTACTTGAACTATTGTGAACTGCACCCGCCACCAACATACCAATAACAGCAACTGTACCAATCAAACGTAAACGTCCGACAATTGTAAGTTCTGCAAACCATGTTTTGATATTAACCATTCTCAACTCCAACACTGAGCTTATTTTTCTAAAAGTTTTACAATTTAAAGCAAAAGCAATGCCATTTCTTTTGCTTAAACTACAATCACCTCATGGCGAACCGTTAAACATGTAATAGCTGATAAATTATACACACCTAATTTTTTCATAATATGCATACGATGTACCCAAACAGTTTTAGGCCTCAAGTTAAGCAAGGACGAAATATCCTTTACTGACACCCCTTCTGCCAAAACAGCAAACACTTCGAACTCACGCGAACTGAAAATATCAAGCAGATCTTGATATATTGGACATGACTAAGCCTTATGCCAAAGAAAGCTCAATATAAACGCGCCTTATCCACCAAGCGTACCTCCTTAATCAACTCATCAGGCTACGTACGTTTGGTCAAATAACCTTAATGCCTAGCTTAATCGCGTGGGCAGTAAATATTTTGCTTTCATACGTTACGTGGATAATATCATCAATTTGGGATTGTATTGAGGTAATTGCCATGATTATGCTGTTTCTGAAAGCTTTTTCTCAATACTAAAAACCGAGAGTATTAAGAAAATATATATAAAACAATGCCTTAGATTCGCTCAGATATTTTTGGTTATATTGAATTGTTCTATAACCCAGTACGTCATCATGGGAACAACAATAGACTCTCACCTGTAAGGTTTGCAAATAAGTATGATGAGAAACTCTTAGCTGTCTACATAAACTAGGGGCTCGCCAAAGCCATTAAATCTTGTGGTGAATTCTACAAACCAAACTTATCCAAATTACTAGGGTATAACCGATACATACTGGTATACAATTGATCCGTAAGGGAGACAATACTCTCCGCCAAGGTGCGTTTTCCTAGCTTCGCTTTACCTTATGCATCAACTACGCAGAGATACGGATAGCCGTTAAGTTTTGCCCAATTTCATTATGCAATTCAAAAACAATTTCTCGCCGTTCATTTCAATAAACATAAGGTTCTGACGTATCAATGTGTTATTTCCTAGCGGCTGATCCAAGGTTAAAAAATCCTTGATCCGTAATCACTTGTTTTTATTGAAATACTTGCATTTTAAGACCCAACGTAAATTAAAATAAATACCAAGTCGAGCGAAACAAATGAAAGCAACACTTGTGCCGAAGTATTTTACGCCATATAATCGGGAAAAAAGGAGTGTGTATTTATGTCTGTTTCAATGACCGAAAGTGCTGCTATGAAAGTGAAATCCTTAATGGATAGCGAAGAAAACAAAGACCTTAAACTTCGTATTTTTGTATCGGGTGGCGGTTGCTCAGGCTTTGAATATGGTTTCACTTTTGACGATGATGTAAAAGATACCGACACTGTTGTTGAAAGTTTTGGTGTGCCCCTCTTGGTAGACCAAATGAGCATGGATATGCTTAAAGGCTCTGAAGTGGATTATCAAACTTCCTTACAAGGCGAATCTTTTGTGATTAAAAATCCCAATGCAGGTTCAACTTGTGGTTGTGGTAAGTCATTCACCCCTGCTGATACAGGTGCTGGCTGTGGTCATGCCGCTGCGGAGTATTAAACTTCACAAACTATGAGCATTGCCCTAGCGGTTAAACAACTCACCAAAACATATTCCAACGGTAAAAAAGCCCTAGAAGGCGTAGATTTAACTGTACCTGAAGGTTCGTTTTTTGCTTTGCTCGGCCCTAATGGTGCGGGTAAATCCACCCTGATTAATATTTTGGCAGATACTGTCAAACCAAGTGCTGGTGAAGTCAGTTTTTTAGGGCATGATTTATTTACAGAGCGTAAATGGTGCAAACAGCGTTTAGGCGTTGTCCCCCAAGAGATTGCTTTTGACCCCTTCTTTAATCCGCGTGATATTCTCAAAATTATGTCAGGCATGTTTGGTGTTAAACCCGATTTAAAATGGATAGATGAACTCTTAGAACACTTGGAGCTTGCAGAACACGCACAAAAAAATGCCCGTATGTTATCAGGCGGCATGCGAAGACGTTTACTGGTAGCACAAGCCTTGGTACACAAACCCAAAGTGGTCATTTTAGATGAACCAACGGCTGGTGTAGATGTAGAGCTTAGAAAACGTTTATGGGGATTCATGCGTGAACTCAACAACAATGGCACAACCATACTATTAACCACTCACTACCTCGAAGAAGCTGAAGAATTGTGCGACCATGTTGCCATTATCAACCAAGGTAAACTACTCACCTCGCAGTCTATGAAAGGTTTATTGGATAATGTTGGCAGTTCATCCTTGGTATTGGAATACGCTGATACCAAGGTCATCAGTGATGACATCAAAAATAAACTTGCTGATTTTTGCCCGAGAACCCAAGGAAATAAAGTTATTTTAAGCCTTAAAAAATGCGAAGGACATACCAATTTTAATGATGCCTACCAAGCAGCTTTGGCTTGTTGGGGTGAAGCAGTATCAGTAAATATCCAAGATGAAGACTTGGAAGACGTATTTTTACGTATCACCCACAATGGAGCAACCGCATGAATTGGTATGGTTGCTGGACCTTATATTCTCGTGAAACGCGCCGCTTTTTAAATGTCAAAATGCAAACCGTTGTTGCGCCAGCGTTAACGGCAGTGATGTATTTGATTGTGTTTCGTTATGCCATGGGTGAACGATCCGTACCCGATTTGGATGTGCCATATTTTAACTTCTTAATCCCAGGTTTGGTGATGATGGCAATGATGCAAAATGCATTTGCCAACACATCCAGCTCCATCATGGTCGGCAAGTTGATGAATATGCAAATTTTCTTGATGATGGCACCACTGACTGCTTTTGAAGTCACCCTTGCCTTCTTGGCTGCCGCTGTCACCCGCGCATTTATTGTTGCCGTGGTTTTATTGTTGGTGCTTGTACCATTCACCAACATGCATATCGAACATCTTTGGATGATTATGTTTTACGGTGTGTGTGGCAGTATTATTATGGGTGGTATGGGCATGATTGGTGGTATGTGGTCGAAAACATTCGATGATATGGCGCTCTTAAACAACTTCATCATTATGCCGCTCACTTTTTTATCGGGTGTGTTTTATTCCGTCAAACAACTCCCTGAAACATGGCAAACTGCCAACCATTTCAACCCATTTTTTTATCTGATTGACGGCTTCCGCCACGGTTTCTTAAACGTAGGCGACACAGACCCTAGCCAAGCTGTGCTTATCGTATCCCTAGCTACCGCAACAACAATGTTCGCCTGTTGGGCACTATGGCGCAGCGGTTGGAAGTTAAAAGACTAAATTTTACCACAGAGTACACAGAGAAACACAGCGTTTTAATCACCTGTCAGTCGAGCACCGTCGAGACATCTCTAAAACCCCTCGCCTACGCTCGGGATGACACAGTCCCACCCTTTGTTAGCCTTTTCTTTAACAGCAAAGAAATGAACAAGCTAAAAAAGCCACAGATGAACACGGATAAACAATGATAAAACAAACACTATCATTTTGATATGAGTGGGTGCGCACTCAGCTATGCAACTGCACTTCCTGCAGCAAAGCCACTTGACCAAGCCCATTGAAAGTTGAACCCACCAAGATGGCCTGTCACATCCACAACTTCACCAATAAAGTATAAACCTTCTACTTTCTTAGCTTGCATGGTTTTAGAATCCAAGTCAGCAGTGTCCACACCACCCACTGTCACCTCAGCTGTGCGATAACCTTCCGTGCTGCTGGGTTTAATCACCCAAGCTTGCAAAAAATCTTCTAAGTGCTGAACATCTTTATCGGATAATGATGCTACTTTTTGTTGCATAGGGAATTCATCCACTAATAGTGAAACCAAACGCTTGGGGAAGGCATGACTTAATACTGTCGCCAATAAGGCTTGGGGATGTTCTTTCTTTTTTTTATCCATAAAAGCTTTCAAATCCAAATCAGGAATTAAATTGATACTGATACTATCACCGGGCAACCAATAGGAAGAAATTTGCAATATCACAGGTCCTGAAAGACCTCTATGTGTAAACAACATCGCTTCTTTGAAACTTGGTGCTTTGCGCTCAACAAGTGAGACCACCACGGGTAATGCAATGCCAGCAAGTGCCTTAAAATCATCTTTATTTTTACCTGTAAAGGTAAAGGGAACCAAACCTGGTCGCGTTTGAATCGTGTTCAAACCAAACTGTTTGGCAACTTTAAAGCCAAAACCTGTAGCGCCCATTTTAGGAATCGATAATGCACCCGTTGCGATTACCAAAGATTCACATGCCAGTTCACCTATATTGGTTTCTAGTTTAAAATCATCTTTTTTTTCAATGGATTTCACCTTAACATCCAACTCAAGCTGCACACCATAACCATCGCACTTGTCCAAAAGCATTTTAATAATTTCATTCGCTGATTTATCACAAAATAACTGCCCATGCTCACGCTCATGATAATCAATACCTGCTTGCACCACCCAATCAATAAAATCCCACTGATTAAACCCTGCCAATGCTGATTTGCAAAAATGTTTGTTGTTGGAGATATAGTTTTCAGCAGTGACATCCAAGTTGGTGAAGTTGCACTTACCACCACCTGAAATACGAACTTTCTCCGCAGCCTTAGTCGATTTATCCAACACCAACACAGATTTTCCGCGAGATGCCGCTGTAATCGCACACATCAAACCCGCCGCACCTGCACCAATCACCACTACATTCGCTTCATTCATGCCCCCATATTGGAAAAATTCGCTTATTTTGCAAAGGCTTATTTCATACCCTTGTACACATACTATGTTTAGCTATATCTTACCCTAGAAGATGGTTATCATTGCGCTTCTTTTTTGATACACAAAGGATGTCTAGTTTATGTCAGATTCGTTAACATCAGATTCAAGCAGTGGAATTTCAGTGCAAATGAGTTCAGGAACCAATGAGGCTCGCCAGCCTTACCCTAACTCAAAAAAGGTCTATATTGAGGGTTCCCGACCTGATATTCGTGTACCTATGCGTGAAATTTCATTATCGCCAACGCAAACATCGGATGGTTTTGAAGAAAATCACCCTATTCTTGTTTATGACACTTCAGGTCCATATACCGACCCAGATGTGGAACTAGATCTACAAAAAGGGCTTCCAGATGTACGTACGACATGGATTGAAGAGCGTGAAGACACAGCTTTTTTAACAGGTTTATCATCCAAATATGGTAATGAGCGCCGCGATGATGAAAGCATTGACCATTTACGCTTTGAACACTTAAAACAACCACGTAAAGCCAAGGTTGGCAAAAACGTTTCACAAATGCATTACGCCAGACAAGGTATTATTACGCCCGAAATGGAATATGTAGCCATTCGTGAGAATCAAAAACGTGAACACTTGCGTGAAATCACCAAACAACATCCTGGGCAAAATTTTGGCGCAAGTATTCCACATGTGATTACCCCTGAATTTGTACGCGATGAGGTAGCACGTGGCCGCGCCATTATCCCTGCCAATATCAACCATCCTGAATTAGAGCCTATGATTATTGGGCGCAATTTCTTGGTGAAAATCAATGGGAATATTGGTAACTCCGCTTTGGGCTCATCCATTGAAGAAGAAGTGGATAAAATGACTTGGGCAACCCGCTGGGGCTCGGACACCATCATGGATTTATCGACGGGTAAAAATATTCATGAAACCCGCGAATGGATTATTCGCAATGCTGCAGTACCGATTGGTACAGTGCCGATTTACCAAGCTTTGGAAAAAGTAAACGGTATTGCTGAAGATTTAACGTGGGAAGTATTCCGTGACACATTGATTGAACAAGCTGAGCAAGGTGTAGATTATTTCACCATTCATGCAGGTGTATTGCTGCGCTATGTACCACTCACAGCCAACCGTTTAGCTGGTATTGTGTCTCGCGGTGGTTCAATTATGGCGAAATGGTGTTTGTCACACCACAGAGAAAACTTCTTATACACCCATTTTGAAGATATTTGTGAAATCATGAAAGCTTATGATGTGTCATTTTCGTTGGGTGATGGTTTGCGCCCGGGCGCGATTGCTGATGCCAATGACGCAGCACAATTGGGTGAGCTTGAAACATTAGGCGAACTCACCAAAATTGCTTGGAAACATGATGTGCAAACCATGATTGAAGGCCCGGGTCATGTACCTATGCAAATGATTAAAGAAAACATGGACTTGCAACTTGATTACTGTGATGAAGCGCCATTCTATACGCTTGGCCCCTTGACCACAGATATTGCGCCAGGTTACGACCATATCACTTCTGGTATCGGTGCCGCCCAAATCGGCTGGTATGGTTGCGCTATGTTATGTTATGTAACACCCAAAGAACATTTGGGTTTACCTAACCGTGATGATGTAAAAACGGGTGTGATTACTTATAAAATCTCTGCGCATGCAGCCGATTTAGCCAAAGGTCACCCTGGTGCGCAACAGCGCGATGATGCATTATCTAAAGCAAGGTTTGAGTTCCGCTGGGAAGATCAATTTAATTTGAGTTTAGACCCAGACACCGCCAAATCATTCCATGATGAAACATTGCCTAAAGAGTCCGCCAAAGTAGCACATTTCTGCTCCATGTGTGGCCCGAAATTCTGCTCTATGAAAATCACCCAAGATGTACGTGATTATGCAGCAGAACACGGTATTGATGCCATGAAAGCCATTGAAGAAGGTATGTATGAGCAAGCAGCCAACTTCAATGAAAAAGGTGGTAAAATTTACCACAAG from Ghiorsea bivora harbors:
- the erpA gene encoding iron-sulfur cluster insertion protein ErpA, translating into MSVSMTESAAMKVKSLMDSEENKDLKLRIFVSGGGCSGFEYGFTFDDDVKDTDTVVESFGVPLLVDQMSMDMLKGSEVDYQTSLQGESFVIKNPNAGSTCGCGKSFTPADTGAGCGHAAAEY
- a CDS encoding response regulator transcription factor, with product MYQDLLDIFSSREFEVFAVLAEGVSVKDISSLLNLRPKTVWVHRMHIMKKLGVYNLSAITCLTVRHEVIVV
- a CDS encoding methyl-accepting chemotaxis protein — translated: MVNIKTWFAELTIVGRLRLIGTVAVIGMLVAGAVHNSSSNQVREVTVRVTDAMHLQGVLGRLLGNVFVEFESAARYLKYKDKQGKEAWLAYSADNDKDIQTLVHGLPTTALNQETVNLQQAMQKFDSIFEQAAVEREKLGLNKNDGLTGQLRKAVHNVEANLKKYNKNNLMVSMLMLRRHEKDFMLRQQPKYVDKFHKEVQRFKTLLRQSNLSMQVKHNIERDMGEYEKSFESYAEKLLSLIQVETELEKIYQTELSAEIKLLDQGFQSYLDKLYEEQAARQTSQKYQFWGILTIAIVLITLLIVRIGKTITTPLNKVAEAMDVLERGEIREVSYPMKGAISELLDSLRKFQKQSVESNMLKQVVESSPQAMMLADKDSLVISYMNPAALALFQGIEGALPCAASELVGKNIDIFHEKPSHQRQVLKNEQSFPMSASFEIADRTIEFSAHTIKNIDGDWVSILVSWNDVTHAVQLAKDFETNIGATVDELIAAATQMQSSSETLSAMAEQSLGQATSVSAGAEEANHNVANVASATEELSSSISEITQQVQGAVDMSSQAVSEAETTNKTVAKLSVASQEIGEVVGVITDIAEQTNLLALNASIEAARAGDAGRGFAVVAGEVKELANQTAKATEQISLQITAIQQESQGAATAIEKIGQTIQKMNTINEAIAMAASEQSRATQDIAQSVHHASDATVRVTTAISDVRQAAEDTGRSASEVKSVSSLIRQKGESLSARVTDFLASLRNR
- a CDS encoding ion transporter encodes the protein MTTPPVTALLNTVVKPTLSMASCKSIQVAEKTIKFEAEDVQQAKAEQVIADVNAVVNEGSRNQVSVETSSVTKNDVESSNLNHRSSSWSSEWMARLSGPHSKREWLLLGERVFSHPRYAVIVMIALGLCVFERYWFVMAPLAIFFTVEWVLRFWLQKESGYRNKMELFFLFFDGLATISMYASLLMPAGLLEQGIYLRIARLFRGMYMLRMLRIFRFLTFDTLVFSLPFSLVMVGLAALAWAVSSIGLYIGMILLIETSYRWYSLYRVLSAGKRRRWEVFFIAPDMFAAIALMGIVPELSSTWVLLRLVRFLIMLNPLGNIWLAVKKVVARPEIRREGSMLAAMFMAFMIIGFIAIWYFYPHIDINDDGDVNAGDYAPFQVLLFVFRLMIDPGAAPTVAFTPWLTGLTVVLVLSGVFFFALVVSLGSNVMKYMLDELANSPLSAREHLLFMGYNEQAMPILHKLGQLAARLRYSFPSVWIFHDKVVDGAAQVGSWLSVREVQTGSRALIEHFKLTGITQFIVFMQKQHEPDTAKVADIHHLARELDTDGLVVTDSRLPLSLSQVYEHSLAMHVVDSSSIRARMLYQMHHCSHMPELGIHMFDVVSGETGLYSMSWQFEIVTSSAGAAIKFENEQLLLEPWLTNCFGLGLNVLAARRHDGIFILFSDLVKHKKDEAFEGIIALGRDRILWSGILEQSFDLGLMPHENQLQTFTWPETWDLSMMFLGWHPGLPAMIEEMAERHHKLTCHVFSTHDETLLTAQMRALRSVEEHVKENISCTLNVSVHAWDGLDTEVLSKQLRGCKVIMFYPESGEEGNEDSMLELWLHEVASMLSARKEQVKWWTPPKLMVLPRMAENIESLVNAGQRYPLLDVRVGSPDAFHDVFMARQLLTQARKMQYPEEAVEDKYAYDFMDNMLGDAVLVEDVEAIHLLEGGKQPSWESVYREALRRGWMLMAYLKHDKDTDAKSLFHALDHVFPLHSGHVGNMQLLAGSPVMEMDAPYQTASFLFCRRGVLNNDENEAEQTLTLNTEETVVATNTPVEAQEEVVREEETCEAAPSDEVIKEENQDIQSVAVVDMAVEGEVMRESIWPKQVDKRLLRVLEKQVQGSVELLATSSEEGLVKLMDILEMGVAPEVEAKLMEALTDLQNIDRVNQRLNNVKSCLSEWADAQPEATEKAAWEEEVAKRYVMEEERIVLRGEL
- a CDS encoding Hpt domain-containing protein: MDEELLGEFLTESNESLESIEQQLMDLEASPDDSELLDSIFRAIHTVKGSCGFLNLSRLEKVAHAGENLLSRIRELKYHVDEDIVSLLLECADAIKDVLTGLEETGQEPVLDHDDLIERLQACEKKVMGLDEGQEGGRSAGGRSTGRR
- a CDS encoding response regulator; this encodes MSGPRILIVEDSAMVRITVKRTLMSVDFGVEEAKDGQEGLDKAIQAETPFDLILTDLNMPNMDGLTMIQKLRETEAYAHTPIVMLTTESGEDKKAIGHNSGISAWLVKPFQPEALIETVGGMLF